In a genomic window of Pseudomonas mohnii:
- a CDS encoding AraC family transcriptional regulator, with translation MLISHFQHGPVSAYPRDYVDGAHQELHQHREAQLLYAVCGMMRVVTAQGAWIIPPTRAVWIPPRVEHEIFMSGEVRMRSLFIDAELSPANLQQCCVLAVTPLLRELIVRAVQGPQYAENPLIQQLMLQELASLENLALHIPMPEDRRLQSICLALLQKPDHLNTLEDWAQQVGASSRTLARLFQQQLKMNFNDWRQQLRLMEALPRLLAGESVQSVAQDLGYGSARAFSAMFRRLLGENPRQYLNTLNKLSELGAT, from the coding sequence ATGTTAATCAGCCATTTCCAGCACGGGCCGGTCAGTGCCTATCCCCGAGATTACGTGGATGGCGCACACCAGGAACTTCATCAACATCGCGAAGCGCAGTTACTGTATGCCGTGTGCGGGATGATGCGAGTGGTGACGGCGCAGGGTGCGTGGATCATTCCACCGACCCGCGCCGTGTGGATTCCGCCAAGGGTGGAACATGAGATTTTCATGTCCGGGGAGGTGCGCATGCGCTCGCTCTTCATCGACGCCGAACTGTCGCCGGCGAACCTGCAGCAGTGCTGTGTGCTGGCGGTCACGCCGCTGCTGCGCGAGCTGATCGTGCGGGCAGTGCAAGGCCCGCAGTACGCTGAAAATCCTTTGATTCAGCAACTGATGCTGCAAGAGCTGGCCAGCCTGGAAAACCTTGCGCTGCACATACCCATGCCCGAGGACCGGCGCTTGCAGAGTATCTGTCTGGCACTGCTGCAAAAACCTGATCACCTCAACACGCTGGAGGACTGGGCACAGCAGGTCGGCGCCAGTTCACGCACTCTGGCACGACTGTTTCAGCAACAGCTCAAGATGAATTTCAATGACTGGCGCCAGCAGCTGCGCTTGATGGAAGCCCTGCCCCGCCTGCTCGCCGGGGAAAGCGTGCAGAGCGTGGCGCAGGACCTGGGTTACGGCAGCGCCCGCGCGTTCAGCGCGATGTTCCGTCGTTTGCTGGGAGAAAATCCCCGGCAATACCTGAACACCCTGAACAAGCTGAGCGAACTCGGCGCCACGTAG
- a CDS encoding LysE family translocator yields the protein MYWTEFLTVALIHLLAVASPGPDFAVVVRESVTHGRRAGTWTALGVGTAIFLHVGYSLLGIGLIVSQSIVLFNALKWAAAAYLLYIGFKALRAQPAKPVADDLHKEAGERTARGAFTSGFVTNGLNPKATLFFLSLFTVVINPHTPLMVQAGYGIYLAAATATWFCLVAMLFSQQRVRAGFARMGHWFDRTMGAVLIAIGVKLAFTEMH from the coding sequence ATGTACTGGACAGAGTTCTTGACCGTTGCCCTGATTCACCTGCTGGCCGTGGCCAGCCCCGGCCCGGACTTTGCCGTGGTGGTGCGTGAGAGTGTGACCCACGGTCGTCGTGCCGGCACCTGGACGGCGCTCGGTGTCGGCACCGCGATTTTCTTGCACGTCGGCTATTCGCTGCTGGGCATCGGCCTGATCGTGTCGCAGTCGATCGTGCTGTTCAATGCCTTGAAGTGGGCCGCTGCCGCTTACTTGCTCTACATCGGCTTCAAGGCCCTGCGGGCGCAACCGGCCAAACCGGTGGCGGATGATCTGCACAAGGAAGCGGGCGAACGCACGGCCCGTGGCGCGTTCACTTCGGGTTTCGTGACCAATGGCCTCAATCCGAAAGCCACGCTGTTTTTCCTGTCGCTGTTCACCGTCGTGATCAATCCTCACACACCGCTGATGGTGCAAGCCGGCTACGGCATTTACCTGGCCGCCGCGACCGCGACCTGGTTCTGCCTGGTGGCGATGCTGTTCAGCCAGCAACGTGTGCGCGCCGGTTTTGCTCGCATGGGGCACTGGTTCGACCGCACCATGGGCGCCGTACTGATTGCAATCGGTGTGAAGCTCGCGTTTACCGAGATGCACTGA
- a CDS encoding 2-hydroxyacid dehydrogenase, translating into MTNIRRAVFLDHPSLDLGDLDLSPLRDCFSELQLYPQTLPDQVIEHLKGATVAITNKIQIDAAAMAASPELKLILITATGTNNVDLAAARAHGITVCNCQGYGTPSVAQHTLMLLLNLATRLADYQKAVGEGRWQQAKQFCLLDYPIVELEGKTLGLLGHGELGGAVARLAEAFGMRVLLGQIPGRPARPDRLPLEELLPQIDALTLHCPLNEHTRHFIGARELASMKPGAFVVNTARGGLIDEQALADALRNGHLGGAATDVLSVEPPTHGNPLLAHDIPRLIVTPHNAWGSREARQRIVSQVTENALAYFSGKALRVVS; encoded by the coding sequence ATGACGAACATTCGCCGCGCCGTTTTCCTCGACCACCCGTCCCTGGATCTGGGCGACCTCGACCTCAGCCCGTTACGCGATTGTTTCAGCGAGTTGCAGCTATACCCCCAGACCCTGCCGGATCAGGTGATCGAGCATCTCAAGGGCGCCACTGTCGCCATCACCAATAAAATCCAGATCGACGCCGCCGCCATGGCCGCCAGCCCCGAGCTGAAGCTGATCCTCATCACGGCGACCGGTACCAACAACGTCGATCTCGCTGCCGCCCGCGCCCACGGGATTACCGTCTGTAACTGCCAGGGCTACGGCACGCCTTCAGTGGCCCAGCACACCCTCATGTTGCTGCTCAATCTGGCAACACGCCTGGCGGACTATCAGAAAGCTGTCGGCGAAGGTCGCTGGCAACAGGCCAAACAGTTCTGCCTGCTGGACTACCCGATTGTCGAACTGGAGGGCAAAACCCTCGGTTTGCTCGGTCACGGCGAACTCGGCGGCGCGGTCGCGCGCCTGGCCGAAGCCTTTGGCATGCGCGTGCTGTTGGGTCAGATTCCAGGCCGCCCTGCCCGCCCTGATCGCTTGCCGCTGGAAGAACTGCTGCCGCAGATCGACGCGCTGACCCTGCACTGCCCGCTCAACGAACACACCCGTCATTTCATCGGCGCCCGCGAGCTGGCCTCGATGAAACCCGGCGCTTTCGTCGTCAACACGGCCCGAGGCGGCCTGATCGACGAGCAAGCGCTGGCCGATGCGTTGCGTAACGGCCACTTGGGCGGCGCCGCCACCGATGTACTGAGCGTCGAACCGCCAACCCATGGCAATCCACTGCTGGCCCACGACATCCCGCGACTGATCGTCACCCCGCATAACGCCTGGGGCAGTCGCGAAGCGCGGCAACGAATCGTGAGTCAAGTCACGGAAAACGCTCTGGCGTACTTCAGCGGTAAGGCGCTGCGGGTCGTCAGTTGA